A portion of the Juglans microcarpa x Juglans regia isolate MS1-56 chromosome 1D, Jm3101_v1.0, whole genome shotgun sequence genome contains these proteins:
- the LOC121267374 gene encoding uncharacterized protein LOC121267374 isoform X2, producing the protein MSSRAARGAPVRGYRRRKTVLDLDLNTAPPSDNRDLEGTSIQVEHNGIQGRSALPAMIDVEAIDDDVVESSPRAFAQAKNNSRRNGGRAVVDVDQEERTRVAQNNRNKRRRDLPNQTIINCDLYINLESSSNSTDPNKLLLSERGNGTIVSACWYTIVYTPNNCLKI; encoded by the exons ATGAGTTCTCGGGCGGCCAGGGGGGCTCCTGTAAGAGGGTACCGTCGTCGGAAGACGGTACTGGACTTAGACCTCAACACTGCACCACCAAGTGACAATCGGGATCTGGAGGGGACTTCAATCCAGGTGGAGCATAATGGAATTCAAGGGCGGTCTGCGCTACCTGCTATGATTGATGTTGAGGCCATTGATGACGATGTTGTTGAATCCTCCCCGAGGGCTTTTGCTCAG GCCAAAAACAATTCCAGAAGGAATGGTGGAAGGGCTGTTGTGGATGTGGATCAAG AAGAAAGGACTAGGGTTGCCCAGAATAACCGTAACAAGCGAAGAAGAGATCTACCCAACcaaacaattattaattgtgaTTTATACATAAATTTGGAAAGCAGCAGTAACTCTACG GATCCAAACAAGCTGCTGCTGAGTGAAAGGGGAAATGGAACAATTGTTTCGGCTTGTTGGTACACAATTGTTTATACTCCTAACAATTGTCTGAAAATATGA
- the LOC121248572 gene encoding elastin-like isoform X1 has protein sequence MEKTTKASLFLVLIFLMAFLNGSTEGGRNIYDHHADHHVKPKKDADDQVYKPQFFWGWGLGLLHWPFWGLIPGFAGGGLPGVGGGPSKGFPGFGLPGFGIPGLGIPGFGGPGKGGDGPFPEAAINGVGGRKSP, from the exons ATGGAGAAAACTACTAAGGCATCTCTCTTTCTCGTTCTGATCTTCCTTATGGCATTTCTGAATGGTAGTACTGAAGGAGGAAGAAATATTTATGATCATCATGCAGATCATCATGTGAAGCCAAAGAAAGATGCTGATGATCAGGTCTACAAACCCCAGTTCTTTTGGGGTTGGGGCTTAGGCCTTCTTCATTGGCCATTTTGGGGATTGATCCCAGGTTTTGCAGGTGGTGGCCTTCCTGGTGTTGGTGGTGGACCCTCCAAAGGATTTCCTGGTTTTGGCCTTCCTGGTTTTGGAATTCCTGGTTTGG GGATTCCTGGTTTCGGAGGCCCTGGTAAAGGTGGTGATGGGCCCTTTCCTGAAGCTGCTATTAATGGAGTTGGAGGCCGCAAATCTCCATGA
- the LOC121248572 gene encoding glycine-rich cell wall structural protein-like isoform X2 yields MEKTTTKASFFLVLIFLIAFLSAIGSTEGSRNVPKKDHDDEVYNPQNFFRFPGGFGPFKGGPGFGGFPGMGFHGGFGPGFGPFGGIPGFGGPGKGGDGPFPEAAINGVGGRKSP; encoded by the exons ATGGAGAAGACAACTACTAAGGCATCGTTCTTTCTCGTTTTGATCTTTCTTATAGCATTTCTCAGTGCTATAGGTAGTACTGAAGGATCAAGGAATGTGCCAAAGAAAGATCATGACGATGAAGTCTACAACCCCCAGAATTTCTTTAGATTTCCTGGAGGCTTCGGTCCTTTCAAAGGCGGTCCTGGTTTCGGTGGCTTTCCTGGGATGGGATTCCATGGCGGCTTCG GTCCTGGCTTCGGCCCTTTCGGAGGGATTCCTGGTTTCGGAGGCCCTGGTAAAGGTGGTGATGGGCCCTTTCCTGAAGCTGCTATTAATGGAGTTGGAGGCCGCAAATCTCCATGA
- the LOC121241374 gene encoding cell division control protein 45 homolog produces MVREQRIESFYAKLRESVAASSYSPLLIFPSTSDVDSLCALKIIFHVLESDSIRYACYPVSSFQEIHNYVGQSLSSSEEPVSILLINWGCHRDLRKILNLGPEAHVFVVDSHRPIHLHNLSDQNDRVVVLYTRDDEHQTDLAYDFDVSALASASDLNSDDEADVESESEDENDSESEEEEDEGGSRKRRKVSEENKEDPLHVFRKLKREYYHMGTFHGKPSGCLMYDLSHSLRKNTNELLWLACVSLTDQFVHERLTDERYQAGVMELEQHINSSGNLEAVTSVTLKDGTKIQAPNASRIAYEDEPRLMLLQEWNLFDSMLCSSYIATKLKTWSDNGMKKLKLLLARMGFALVDCQQKFQYMNLEVKRKMKDEFGRFLPEYGLTDFYYRSFLRLHSYRSRVSAADVVYGVTALLESFVKSDGSCASKQFGVAYDALSLSNIDKLKAGMQHAIRIQRAILRQGSTSITKSGCIRSGRKFRWVKLEDSVDTKLLGYPQALTKFCYFLMDALREKGARMKPLLCACLSQEPNKVLIVGVCGKPRLGAVQGNAFGIAFRNAAEEIGVEFFHELFESSWIVLDAAAVNSFMVRLTEKL; encoded by the coding sequence ATGGTGAGGGAGCAAAGGATTGAGTCGTTTTATGCAAAGCTTCGTGAATCTGTGGCGGCTTCTTCGTACTCTCCTCTGCTCATATTCCCATCCACCTCTGACGTGGATTCACTCTGTGCCCTCAAGATCATTTTCCATGTCCTCGAATCTGATTCCATTCGATACGCATGTTATCCTGTCTCATCGTTTCAGGAAATTCACAATTACGTTGGGCAGAGTTTGTCTTCTTCTGAAGAGCCCGTTtcaattcttttaataaattggGGGTGCCATCGGGATTTAAGGAAAATCCTGAATTTAGGCCCCGAAGCTCATGTATTTGTGGTTGATAGTCACCGACCTATTCATTTGCACAATTTGAGTGATCAGAACGATAGGGTGGTTGTGCTTTATACACGGGACGATGAGCACCAGACTGATTTGGCGTATGATTTTGATGTTTCGGCTCTGGCAAGTGCGAGTGATTTGAATAGCGATGATGAGGCTGATGTGGAATCAGAGAGTGAGGATGAGAACGATAGTGAAAGtgaggaagaggaggatgagggtgggTCAAGGAAGCGGAGGAAGGTTTCggaagaaaataaggaagacCCACTTCATGTGTTCCGTAAACTGAAGAGGGAGTATTATCACATGGGTACTTTCCATGGAAAGCCGTCTGGGTGTTTGATGTATGATTTGTCACATTCTTTGAGGAAGAATACGAATGAGTTGCTTTGGTTGGCTTGTGTTTCATTAACAGATCAATTTGTTCATGAGAGGTTAACTGATGAGAGGTACCAAGCTGGGGTTATGGAGCTTGAACAGCATATCAACAGCTCTGGGAATTTGGAAGCAGTAACTTCGGTGACTCTCAAAGATGGGACAAAAATTCAAGCACCCAATGCGTCTAGAATTGCATATGAAGATGAACCGAGACTAATGCTATTACAGGAGTGGAATTTATTTGATTCAATGTTGTGCTCTTCGTATATTGCGACTAAATTGAAAACATGGAGCGATAATGGAATGAAAAAGCTCAAGCTTCTTCTAGCCCGGATGGGATTTGCTCTTGTGGATTGCCAACAGAAGTTTCAGTACATGAATCTCGAAGTAAAACGAAAGATGAAAGATGAGTTTGGTAGGTTTTTACCTGAGTACGGGCTTACCGATTTCTACTACCGGAGTTTCTTGCGGTTACATAGTTATCGCTCAAGGGTGTCAGCAGCAGATGTGGTGTATGGAGTTACCGCACTGCTTGAATCCTTTGTGAAATCAGATGGCTCTTGTGCTTCCAAGCAGTTTGGCGTAGCTTATGATGCTCTATCCTTGAGCAATATTGATAAGCTGAAAGCTGGAATGCAACATGCAATTAGGATACAGAGGGCAATTCTTAGACAAGGAAGCACATCAATAACTAAGAGTGGTTGTATAAGAAGTGGAAGAAAATTTCGGTGGGTAAAGCTTGAAGATTCGGTGGATACAAAACTGCTGGGCTATCCCCAAGCTTTGactaaattttgttattttctgaTGGATGCTTTGCGAGAGAAGGGAGCAAGGATGAAACCTTTGCTCTGTGCTTGCTTGTCGCAAGAGCCTAACAAGGTATTGATTGTAGGAGTTTGTGGGAAGCCTCGACTTGGCGCAGTTCAAGGAAATGCATTTGGAATTGCATTTAGAAATGCAGCTGAGGAGATCGGAGTGGAATTTTTCCATGAGTTGTTTGAATCTTCATGGATTGTCCTGGATGCAGCTGCAGTCAATTCCTTTATGGTCAGGTTGACTGAAAAACTCTGA
- the LOC121267374 gene encoding E3 ubiquitin-protein ligase RNF4 isoform X1 translates to MSSRAARGAPVRGYRRRKTVLDLDLNTAPPSDNRDLEGTSIQVEHNGIQGRSALPAMIDVEAIDDDVVESSPRAFAQAKNNSRRNGGRAVVDVDQEERTRVAQNNRNKRRRDLPNQTIINCDLYINLESSSNSTRESVTKLPSPPKEPTFTCPICMGPLVEEMSTRCGHIFCKTCIKTAMRTQSKCPTCRKHITAKELIRIFLPSTS, encoded by the exons ATGAGTTCTCGGGCGGCCAGGGGGGCTCCTGTAAGAGGGTACCGTCGTCGGAAGACGGTACTGGACTTAGACCTCAACACTGCACCACCAAGTGACAATCGGGATCTGGAGGGGACTTCAATCCAGGTGGAGCATAATGGAATTCAAGGGCGGTCTGCGCTACCTGCTATGATTGATGTTGAGGCCATTGATGACGATGTTGTTGAATCCTCCCCGAGGGCTTTTGCTCAG GCCAAAAACAATTCCAGAAGGAATGGTGGAAGGGCTGTTGTGGATGTGGATCAAG AAGAAAGGACTAGGGTTGCCCAGAATAACCGTAACAAGCGAAGAAGAGATCTACCCAACcaaacaattattaattgtgaTTTATACATAAATTTGGAAAGCAGCAGTAACTCTACG AGAGAGAGTGTGACAAAGCTGCCTTCACCACCAAAGGAGCCCACATTTACCTGTCCAATTTGTATGGGTCCATTAGTTGAAGAAATGTCTACGAGGTGTGGTCACATATTCTGTAAGACATGTATTAAGACTGCAATGCGTACACAGAGTAAATGCCCCACTTGTCGGAAACACATTACAGCCAAAGAACTCATTAGAATCTTTCTTCCTTCAACCAGTTAA
- the LOC121238690 gene encoding oleoyl-acyl carrier protein thioesterase 1, chloroplastic-like has translation MLKVSCNLLNDQIQALAQCSFLGRPVAGPTFTPLRNPVVSCRHLYKSRVLAVLSDRGGVGSGSGVVGSDVGMVRVPGSGSLADRLRLGSLTEDGLSYKEKFIVRCYEVGINKTATVETIANLLQEVGCNHAQSVGYSTDGFATTPTMRKLNLIWVTARMHIEIYKYPAWSDVVEIETWCQGDGRIGTRRDWIVKDYATGRVIGRATSKWVMMNQETRRLQKVSDDVREEYLVYCPRELRLAIPEENSSSLRKIPKLEDPAQSSKVGLVPRRADLDMNQHVNNVTYIGWVLESMPQEVIDSHELQTITLDYRRECQHDDIVDSLTTMEPVEDAKAVSELHGTNGSAVVKENIEDSRQFLHLLRLSGDGLEINRGRTEWRKKPAR, from the exons atgTTGAAGGTCTCTTGCAATCTCCtcaatgatcaaattcaagcCCTGGCCCAATGCAGCTTCCTGGGCCGGCCTGTGGCCGGGCCTACTTTCACTCCCCTGAGAAACCCCGTCGTTTCCTGCCGGCATCTGTATAAATCTCGGGTCCTGGCTGTCTTGTCGGACCGGGGTGGAGTAGGAAGTGGAAGCGGGGTCGTCGGGTCGGATGTAGGGATGGTTCGGGTGCCGGGGTCGGGTAGCCTGGCGGACCGGTTGAGGCTGGGGAGCTTGACGGAGGACGGGTTGTCCTATAAGGAGAAGTTCATAGTGAGATGCTATGAGGTCGGGATCAACAAGACTGCTACTGTTGAAACCATTGCAAATCTCTTGCag GAGGTCGGTTGCAATCATGCTCAGAGTGTAGGATATTCGACCGATGGTTTTGCGACGACCCCCACAATGCGGAAATTGAATCTCATATGGGTGACAGCTCGCatgcacattgaaatatataaatacccAGCTTG GAGTGATGTAGTTGAAATTGAAACATGGTGCCAAGGGGATGGAAGAATTGGAACCAGACGTGATTGGATAGTCAAGGATTATGCTACTGGTCGAGTAATTGGTAGAGCCACAAG CAAGTGGGTTATGATGAACCAAGAAACCAGACGACTTCAGAAAGTTAGTGATGACGTCCGGGAAGAGTATTTAGTTTACTGTCCTCGTGAACTCAG ATTGGCAATTCCAGAGGAGAACAGTAGTAGCTTGAGAAAAATACCAAAACTGGAGGATCCTGCTCAGTCTTCCAAAGTGGGACTTGTG CCCAGAAGAGCTGATCTGGACATGAACCAGCATGTTAATAATGTCACCTACATTGGATGGGTTTTAGAG AGTATGCCGCAAGAGGTCATCGATAGCCATGAGTTGCAAACTATTACCTTGGATTACAGGCGGGAGTGCCAACATGATGACATAGTCGATTCACTTACAACTATGGAACCAGTCGAGGATGCTAAAGCAGTTTCCGAGCTTCATGGAACCAATGGCTCTGCTGTTGTAAAAGAAAACATTGAAGATTCACGTCAGTTTTTACATTTATTGAGATTGTCAGGTGATGGGCTTGAAATAAATCGAGGACGCACCGAGTGGAGAAAGAAACCTGCGAGATGA